The following nucleotide sequence is from Dehalogenimonas formicexedens.
AACTCGTGCTATAATACCGGCAAATTCGGAAGTACGTTTGGAATGTCAGGAGGGTAAAGCAGGCAGATGAAGATTAAAACGTTGTTAAGGGTGTTCCCCGCTCTGATAATTGCTGCGTCGATCGCGATCGGAGTGTTCATTTCTCCGGTGTCCGCGGTTAGTTCGGCACCGATAACAGGACACGTAGGCTCCACGGTGACCTTTAGTACAGATCCGACCCCGGTAACAGGGACTAATTATACTGTCCATTTTATTGGTATCGATGCCGGAAACAACAGTATAAATGTGACCGTGATCCAGTCGACGGTTATACCGACAAATGGATTCGTTTCCGGGAATTTCCCGGTTCCCGCAGTACCCAAAGGGAACTATAAAATAAGCGTGCTTGGGGATGGCAACCCGACAGCGGTAGATGTAGGTAATTTTGCCGTAACTCCTTCGATCACATTATCCACAATCTCCGCCACGGCAGGAACGCCAATAATCGTTTACGGTAGCGGATTTGGAGCCAATCTAGCCGTAAACATCTATTTTGGGACAACCCAAACTACAACCGGTACCCCATTGATGACTGTGAGCACAACGCAGAATGTTAATGGATCATTCACTAGCAACCCATTTAATCTCCCTCAAACTCCTTACCTGCCTGTCCCCTACTACATAACTGCCTTCGACTCAGCATCGAATATCGCCAGCACCCAATTCGCCATTCTTTCAAGGATTATCAGTCTTTCCCAAGAAGCCGGAGCTGTAGGCGATTCGGTTACTGTTAACGCCGACGGCTTCACCGCCCTTGGTTCGGTCAGTGTCTTCTTTGACAGCATCACCAACACCCCGCTGGTCACAGTGGCCGCCAACTCCTTGGGTGCCATTCCAGCCACAAGTATAGTGATCCCGCCTGCTACCAGAGGACAGCATACCATTTATGTCCGGGACAACACCTACACCACGGTTTTTGCGCTAAAAGCCTTTACCATCAACCAGTCCAAGATCATCCTCAGCCCGGCCTCCGGCCCGGTTGGGACGGTAATGACGGTCAACGGCACCGGGTTCGCCGACAGCGTTGTCGTCGGATTCGAATTCGACGGCACGGCGATCACCGGCGCCACGGTCACCACCGATACCAAGGGCAGCTTCTCCAAAACTATCACCATCACTAACTCACCCTCCGGCGTCCACGTGATAACCGCCAGGGTGACTACAGACGCCGCGATGTTTGCCCAGGCCAACTTCACGGTGTCCTCCAAGATAACCGTCAGCCCGACAACGGGCAAAACCGGCGACTCTGTCACCATCAGCGGCACAGGCTTCTATCCCAACGGTCAGATAACCCTGGCTTATGATGCCATCGCCCTGCCCACCGCGCCGGCCACGCTTACGGTCCTGCCCGACGGCACTTTCAGCGGCATATTCACCGTCCCCGGCGCTGTCGAGGGCTCCCATACCATCATCGCCGCCGACGGACTGGGCAACGTTGCCACGACAGCCTTTTCTTCATCCATAACCGCCAGCATCTCGCCGGATACATCGGCTACGCCGGGCTTTGTCGGCCAGGACATCACGGTCACCGGCAGCGGCTTCAAACCTAATGCGACTATCACCGTCAAGCTTGAGGAAAACTCAGTGGCCACCGGCACATCGAACACTTCCGGCGCTTTCACCATTACCTTCAAAGCTCCGGTTATCGCCAAGGGCGCCCATCCGGTGACGGTGTCAGACGGACAGACGACCAAACCGTTCACGTTCACTATGGAAGGCACGGCGCCGGCCGGACCGACCCTGACCGAACCGGCATCCGGGATCAAGGCCAAGCAGCCTATCACATTCACCTGGGGCGCCGTCACCGACCAGTCCAACCCGGTGACCTACAAACTAGAAGTGGCTACCGACGCCAACTTCACCACCCTTATCCTTTCCAAGGAAGGCCTGACCACCACCAGTTACACCACGACCGAGGCTGAGGAACTGCCGACTGTCTCAAAGAAGGTCCCGTACTACTGGCGGGTTATCGCCACGGACGCCGCGGGCAATGTCGGATCCCCCAGCACCGCCAATTCCTTCGTCGTCGGCTTCTCCTGGGCGGACGTCCCGGTGTGGGTGTGGGTGACCGTCGGCTTCTTTGCCGTGATCATCATCGGGGGCGGGGTGTACCTGCTGCTGATGAGACGCCGGTCTTCATTCTAGGGATTAATTTCTGAACCCAAAGAAGCCCCCGATTACCGGGGGCTTCTTTTTTGCCCGCTGATTCGCGTCCGCCCGGTTCGCCTGAGATCGATTTAACCGGTTGTTGAAGTCCGGAGTATAATGTTACGTACTCTTCTCCATGATCCTTGTAACCCCGAATCCGGAGAACGGAGACCCGTTTGGAAACCCTCAGGCAAAGCGGAATCGACATTATCGGCAACGTGCCCTGGGGCACGCGTTTCTGTCAGTTCTATCAATCCAGGCAAGACCTGATCGACACTCTGGTGCCGTATTTCCGGTCGGGGCTTGAAAACAACGAGTTCTGCATGTGGATCACCTCCGAACCCCTGGATGTCGCCGAGGCTAAAGCCGCCCTGTCCGAAGCGGTACCCGACCTGGATTCAAGGATCGCCTCCGGCCAGATCGAGATCCTGTCGCACCGGGACTGGTATCTGATCGGCGGGACGTTCGATTCAAATCGCGTCCTGGCAGGGTGGGTCGACAGGCTGAATAAAGCCCTCGACAACGGGTTCGAGGGGCTGCGGCTGACCGGCAACACCTTCTGGCTGGAAAAGGACGACTGGGACGGCTTTACCGATTACGAGCGCGCCGTCGATTCGGTCATCGGCCAGTACAATATGCTGGCGCTGTGCACCTACTCGCTGGAAAAATGCGGCGCGACCGAGATCATTGACGTCATCAAGAACCATGAATTCGCCCTGATCCAGCAAAAAGGCCAGTGGCAATTGATCGAAAGCTCAGCCCACCGGGAGACCCGCCAGGCGTTGCAGCGGCAGCAGGAGCAGATCGTGGCTACCTACCGCTCGATGCGCGAGGGACTGTGCCTGCATGAACTGGTCTTCGATGATTCGGGGAAAGCCGTGGATTATCGCATCCTCGAGGTAAACCCGGCCTTTGAGTCTTTCACCGGCCTGAGCCGTTCCCAGTCGATGGGGAAAAAAGCGTCGGCGCTCTACGGCACCGGAAAGCCGCCCTATTTCGACATTTACGAAAGAGTGGCCTTAACCGGCAAACCGGAATCCTTCGAAACGTATTTCCCGCCCATGGGAAAGCACTTCAGCATTTCAGTCTTTTCGCCGGGCAAAAACCGGTTCGGCACCATCTTCAGCGACATCACCGAGCGCAAGAGCCAGGAATCCAGCCAGGCCCTCCTGACCGGGATCCTCAAGATACTAAACCGGCATGACCCGCTCGAGGTGATTATCGGCGACACCCTCCGCCTGATCCAGAAGGCGACGGGCTTCGAGGCTGTCGGCCTGAGGCTGTCCATGGGGGAGGACTATCCCTATTTCGGCATCGAGGGCTTTTCCGATGAGTTCATCAGGGAAGAAAATTTCCTGTGCCGCAGGGGCGGCGACGGACAGGTCATCACCGGCGCGGACGGCCGTCCGAACCTGGAATGCACCTGCGGCCTGATCCTTTCGGGACGCGGCCTTCCGGATATGCCTTGCTTTACGCCCTCCGGAAGCTTCTGGACCAACCATTCATCGGATCTGTTAGCCCTGACCCCAGAGGAGGACCCCCGGATTAAACCCCGTAACCGGTGCATCCACACAGGTTACATGTCTGTCGGCCTGTTCCCGGTGACGGCGGGTAATGAAATCGTGGGGCTGCTGCAGTTGAACGACCGGCAGCCGGGGCGTTTCACCCCCGACCAGGTGAGCTTCTTCGAGAGTATCGCCGCCAATATCGGCATGGCGCTGCAGCGGCTTTCGGCCGAGGAGCAGCTGCAACAGGCTAAAGGCAACCTGGAAGCCAGGATCCACGAGCGCACCTCGGAACTGGCGCGGGCCCACTCTTACGTACGAAGTCTACTAGAGGCTTCAGTGGATCCGCTGGTCACCATCAACCCGGAAGGCAAGATCACC
It contains:
- a CDS encoding MEDS domain-containing protein is translated as METLRQSGIDIIGNVPWGTRFCQFYQSRQDLIDTLVPYFRSGLENNEFCMWITSEPLDVAEAKAALSEAVPDLDSRIASGQIEILSHRDWYLIGGTFDSNRVLAGWVDRLNKALDNGFEGLRLTGNTFWLEKDDWDGFTDYERAVDSVIGQYNMLALCTYSLEKCGATEIIDVIKNHEFALIQQKGQWQLIESSAHRETRQALQRQQEQIVATYRSMREGLCLHELVFDDSGKAVDYRILEVNPAFESFTGLSRSQSMGKKASALYGTGKPPYFDIYERVALTGKPESFETYFPPMGKHFSISVFSPGKNRFGTIFSDITERKSQESSQALLTGILKILNRHDPLEVIIGDTLRLIQKATGFEAVGLRLSMGEDYPYFGIEGFSDEFIREENFLCRRGGDGQVITGADGRPNLECTCGLILSGRGLPDMPCFTPSGSFWTNHSSDLLALTPEEDPRIKPRNRCIHTGYMSVGLFPVTAGNEIVGLLQLNDRQPGRFTPDQVSFFESIAANIGMALQRLSAEEQLQQAKGNLEARIHERTSELARAHSYVRSLLEASVDPLVTINPEGKITDVNQAAVEATGVERDMLIGDDFCGYFTDPEKARQAYLNGFAQGLVTGYPLTIRRADGRLIDVLYNGSVIRDLDGNVSGVFAAARDVTDLKQVELELREQVELRRRAEETARALSNRLMGVQETERRAIARELHDEIGQGLTVAKLMAGRADRQAPEELHPILKDLSDQIGNIIRDVRNLSLSLRPSVLDELGLVPALESLFKQLQTQAGLKVFFECQLLPQMPIDQATGAFRVVQEALTNVLRYSGVKEAWVSIKNGGDRLFVGIRDNGRGFDPSLLQPGQSTGLSAMRERAALLGGSCECVSAPGKGTVITLTLPINATVNP